A region from the Streptomyces sp. 3214.6 genome encodes:
- a CDS encoding MFS transporter, which produces MSSKTLTDGTRTGAEQSPAAPSAKKWWILAVVALAQLMVVLDATIVNIALPSAQADLGFSDGNRQWIVTAYALTFASLLLLGGRIADLFGRKTAFLVGVVGFAAVSALGGAATNFEMLVTARALQGAFGALLAPAALSLLNTTFTDAKERARAFSVYGAIAGAGGAVGLLLGGLLTDALDWRWTLYVNVAIAVVAFAGGWMLLSNHRDAENSKLDVPGTVLVAAGLFSLVYGFSNAETHDWGSAQTWGFLIAGGVLLAAFTWWQTRAAHPLLPLRILLDRNRAASFFAVLISGAGMFGVFLFLTYYLQLNLGFSPTKTGVAFLPMVGALMVAAQVGTTALVPRLGPKAVIPLGFAIAAGGMAWLTGIDVDSHYLSAVLPQLVITGIGLGLVMPPAMQLATGGVAAEDAGVASATVNAMQQVGGSIGTALLNTLAASAATDYLAGKDPTNKLVQAHATIESYTTAFWWSAGFFAAGAVIAFLLFRRGVPEQDADAAPVIHM; this is translated from the coding sequence ATGTCCTCGAAGACCTTGACGGACGGCACCCGCACGGGCGCCGAACAGTCGCCGGCCGCACCATCCGCCAAGAAGTGGTGGATCCTCGCGGTCGTCGCACTGGCGCAGCTGATGGTGGTGCTGGACGCCACCATCGTGAACATCGCCCTGCCCTCCGCGCAGGCGGACCTCGGCTTCTCCGACGGCAACCGGCAGTGGATCGTCACCGCGTACGCGCTGACGTTCGCCTCACTGCTGCTGCTCGGCGGCCGGATAGCCGACCTCTTCGGCCGTAAGACGGCCTTCCTGGTCGGCGTCGTCGGATTCGCCGCCGTCTCCGCACTCGGCGGCGCCGCGACCAACTTCGAGATGCTCGTCACGGCCCGCGCGCTGCAGGGCGCGTTCGGAGCGCTCCTCGCACCGGCCGCGCTCTCCCTGCTGAACACCACGTTCACCGACGCCAAGGAGCGCGCCAGGGCGTTCAGCGTCTACGGCGCCATCGCCGGCGCCGGCGGTGCGGTGGGCCTGCTGCTCGGCGGCCTCCTGACCGACGCACTCGACTGGCGCTGGACGCTGTACGTCAACGTGGCCATCGCCGTCGTCGCCTTCGCCGGCGGCTGGATGCTGCTGTCCAACCACCGCGACGCCGAGAACTCCAAGCTGGACGTGCCCGGCACCGTCCTTGTCGCCGCCGGCCTGTTCTCCCTGGTGTACGGCTTCTCCAACGCCGAGACGCACGACTGGGGCTCGGCGCAGACCTGGGGCTTCCTGATCGCGGGCGGCGTGCTGCTGGCGGCCTTCACCTGGTGGCAGACGCGTGCCGCGCACCCGCTGCTGCCGCTGCGCATCCTGCTCGACCGCAACCGCGCGGCCTCCTTCTTCGCCGTGCTGATCTCCGGCGCGGGCATGTTCGGCGTCTTCCTCTTCCTCACCTACTACCTGCAGCTCAACCTCGGCTTCAGCCCGACGAAGACGGGTGTGGCGTTCCTGCCGATGGTCGGGGCGCTCATGGTCGCGGCACAGGTCGGCACGACGGCCCTGGTCCCGCGGCTCGGCCCGAAGGCGGTCATCCCGCTGGGCTTCGCGATCGCCGCGGGCGGCATGGCCTGGCTGACCGGGATCGACGTCGACTCCCACTACCTGAGCGCGGTGCTGCCGCAACTGGTGATCACCGGTATCGGCCTCGGCCTGGTCATGCCGCCCGCCATGCAGCTGGCCACCGGCGGGGTCGCCGCCGAGGACGCGGGTGTGGCCTCCGCCACCGTCAACGCCATGCAGCAGGTGGGCGGTTCGATCGGCACGGCCCTGCTGAACACCCTCGCCGCGAGCGCCGCGACCGACTACCTCGCCGGAAAGGACCCGACGAACAAGCTGGTCCAGGCACACGCGACCATCGAGAGCTACACCACCGCCTTCTGGTGGTCGGCCGGCTTCTTCGCGGCGGGCGCAGTCATCGCGTTCCTGCTCTTCCGCCGCGGGGTGCCGGAGCAGGACGCGGACGCGGCGCCGGTGATCCACATGTGA
- a CDS encoding Ppx/GppA phosphatase family protein, whose translation MRISVLDVGSNAVRLVVADAAGGVPLPVHTAKWRLRLSEQVRPGDPIPDEAVERLVRAVAAAARTADRWGAAGPLAFATAVVRAAPNRSEVLRVVRARTGVALSTLPGEVEAELTFLGARRWMGWRSGPLALLDIGGGSFEVAFGRGRLPDFVASLPLGAGRLTHDFFADHDPPPPELVRAVRRRVRHQLRDVAVRIRWEGPRTAVATSRTFQQLGRLCGAPPGRHGPFMDRTLRRRDLAEAVDTLAALSTAERARLPGISAPRAAQSLAGAVVGHTAMKLTGLTAVTVCPWAIREGVMLRHLEDGPSWWADLTRLPDEDAPPDPLPLRLAKH comes from the coding sequence ATGAGAATAAGCGTGCTGGATGTGGGGTCGAACGCCGTGCGACTGGTGGTGGCGGACGCGGCGGGCGGGGTGCCGCTGCCGGTGCACACGGCGAAGTGGCGGCTGAGACTGTCCGAGCAGGTCAGGCCCGGTGACCCTATCCCCGACGAGGCCGTGGAACGGCTCGTCAGAGCCGTCGCCGCGGCGGCCAGGACCGCGGACCGGTGGGGCGCAGCGGGCCCGCTGGCCTTCGCGACCGCCGTGGTACGCGCCGCCCCCAACCGCAGCGAGGTGCTGCGCGTGGTACGGGCCCGGACCGGCGTCGCGCTGAGCACTTTGCCGGGCGAGGTGGAGGCCGAGCTGACGTTCCTCGGCGCCCGCCGCTGGATGGGCTGGCGGTCGGGACCGCTCGCCCTGCTGGACATCGGGGGCGGTTCCTTCGAAGTGGCCTTCGGCCGGGGCCGGCTGCCGGACTTCGTCGCCTCGCTGCCGCTCGGCGCGGGCCGCCTCACCCACGACTTCTTCGCGGACCACGACCCGCCGCCCCCGGAGCTCGTCCGCGCGGTCCGGCGCAGGGTCCGCCACCAGCTCAGGGACGTGGCCGTCCGGATCCGCTGGGAGGGTCCGCGCACGGCGGTGGCCACCTCCCGCACGTTCCAGCAGCTGGGCCGGCTGTGCGGGGCGCCGCCCGGACGGCACGGCCCCTTCATGGACCGCACCCTGCGCCGCCGCGACCTGGCCGAGGCCGTCGACACGCTGGCTGCGCTCTCCACCGCCGAACGCGCCCGGTTGCCCGGCATCTCCGCGCCGCGCGCCGCACAGAGTCTGGCCGGTGCCGTGGTCGGGCACACGGCGATGAAGCTCACCGGGCTGACCGCGGTCACCGTCTGCCCGTGGGCGATCCGGGAGGGCGTCATGCTGCGCCACCTGGAGGACGGCCCGTCCTGGTGGGCGGACCTCACCCGGCTCCCCGACGAGGACGCGCCCCCGGATCCGCTCCCCCTGCGCCTGGCAAAACACTGA
- a CDS encoding class I SAM-dependent methyltransferase, whose amino-acid sequence MWATAVGVARVRALETERENALFRDPLAQAFAAAGGLWPSSPPPGDEAARRRRLGVAFSIVIRTKFLDDLLQQASASGVRQVVLLGAGMDSRAFRMDWPEGTRLFEVDTAAPLDFKAAVLRRERAVARCERITVAVDLREDWPGALAAAGHDPAMPTVWIAEGLLIYLPEDAVELLLARISAQSAAGSRMGLTLGSRGVIERFGADAVPGSAASLWVSEMPDDPVGWLAGHGWEAAGHTLRERAAAYGRPINTPPQGEERPGGLISAVRH is encoded by the coding sequence GTGTGGGCCACGGCGGTGGGAGTGGCCAGGGTGCGGGCGCTGGAGACCGAGCGGGAGAACGCGTTGTTCCGCGACCCACTGGCACAGGCCTTCGCCGCCGCCGGCGGCCTGTGGCCCTCCTCGCCGCCGCCGGGAGACGAGGCCGCGCGACGTCGCCGGCTGGGCGTGGCGTTCTCCATCGTCATCAGGACGAAGTTCCTCGACGACCTGTTGCAGCAGGCCTCCGCGTCCGGGGTCCGGCAGGTCGTGCTGCTCGGCGCCGGCATGGACAGCCGGGCCTTCCGGATGGACTGGCCCGAGGGCACCCGGCTGTTCGAGGTCGACACCGCCGCGCCACTGGACTTCAAGGCTGCGGTGCTGCGCCGGGAGCGGGCCGTCGCACGCTGCGAGCGGATCACCGTCGCGGTGGATCTGCGTGAGGACTGGCCGGGCGCGCTGGCCGCCGCAGGGCACGACCCGGCGATGCCGACCGTGTGGATCGCCGAGGGACTGCTGATCTATCTGCCCGAGGACGCGGTGGAGTTGCTGCTGGCCCGGATCAGCGCGCAGTCGGCGGCAGGCAGTCGGATGGGGCTGACGTTGGGCTCGCGCGGGGTGATCGAGCGCTTCGGCGCGGACGCCGTGCCGGGATCGGCGGCGTCCCTGTGGGTCTCGGAGATGCCCGACGACCCGGTGGGCTGGCTGGCCGGGCACGGCTGGGAGGCCGCCGGCCACACCCTGCGCGAACGCGCTGCCGCCTACGGCCGCCCGATCAACACCCCGCCGCAGGGCGAGGAACGGCCCGGCGGACTGATCTCGGCGGTCCGCCACTAG
- a CDS encoding protease inhibitor: MRNTARWAATLGLTAATVCGSLTGSALAAPAAAPTSLYAPSALVLTLGHGDSAATVDAARAVTLSCAPTPSGTHPAAALACAELRAADGDFDALAAPGDARCTKQYDPVVVTVDGVWQGKRVSYERTFANACVKNAAGSSLFTF, from the coding sequence ATGCGGAACACCGCGCGCTGGGCAGCGACCCTCGGCCTCACGGCCGCCACCGTCTGCGGATCCCTCACCGGATCCGCGCTCGCCGCCCCGGCCGCAGCGCCGACCTCCCTCTACGCCCCGTCGGCCCTCGTGCTGACCCTGGGTCACGGAGACAGCGCCGCCACCGTCGACGCGGCCAGGGCCGTGACCCTGAGCTGCGCACCGACCCCCTCCGGCACCCACCCCGCCGCCGCCCTCGCCTGCGCCGAACTGCGCGCCGCCGACGGCGACTTCGACGCCCTGGCCGCCCCGGGTGACGCCAGGTGCACCAAGCAGTACGACCCGGTGGTCGTCACCGTCGACGGCGTCTGGCAGGGCAAGCGCGTCTCCTACGAGCGCACCTTCGCCAACGCCTGCGTGAAGAACGCTGCCGGGAGCAGCCTCTTCACCTTCTGA
- a CDS encoding lactate 2-monooxygenase, with protein MAKHWADFQYEIYLNGMTGAVPRLPTDLTRLEELTEQRLGPGPVGYVAGSAGNGSTARANRAALERRRIVPRMLRDVHERDLSVEVLGRSLPAPLALAPVGVLSIMHPEAESAAARAAGAQGVPYILSSASSTPIEQVAETMGDAERWFQLYWSKDREVTRSLLGRARASGYTVLVVTLDTPLLAWRPRDLDQAYLPFLHGVGTANYFTDPAFRAGLAKPVHEDPNAAVLHFVSLFADPGKTWPDLSFLRENWDGPIVLKGVLHPGDARLAADAGMDGVVVSNHGGRQVAGSVAAADALPGVARAVGDRLTVLFDSGVRTGDDVFKALALGARAVLLGRPYVYGLGLDGQPGVEHVIRCLLAEFDLTLALSGHATPATVGQADLVEDAG; from the coding sequence ATGGCCAAGCACTGGGCGGACTTCCAGTACGAGATCTACCTCAACGGGATGACGGGCGCGGTCCCCCGGCTGCCCACCGATCTGACCCGGCTGGAGGAGCTCACCGAGCAGCGGCTCGGGCCGGGTCCGGTCGGCTACGTTGCGGGCAGCGCGGGGAACGGCAGCACGGCACGGGCGAACCGCGCTGCTCTGGAGCGCCGCCGGATCGTGCCACGCATGCTGCGGGACGTGCACGAACGCGATCTGTCGGTCGAGGTGCTGGGCCGCTCACTGCCCGCCCCGCTGGCCCTGGCCCCGGTCGGCGTGCTGTCGATCATGCACCCGGAGGCGGAGTCGGCTGCGGCCCGGGCCGCGGGCGCGCAGGGGGTGCCGTACATCCTGTCGTCGGCGTCCAGCACGCCGATCGAGCAGGTGGCCGAGACGATGGGCGACGCCGAACGCTGGTTCCAGCTGTACTGGTCCAAGGACCGGGAGGTGACGCGGAGTCTCCTCGGCCGGGCGAGGGCAAGCGGATACACGGTGCTCGTCGTCACCCTGGACACCCCGCTGCTGGCATGGCGGCCGCGCGACCTCGACCAGGCCTACCTGCCGTTCCTGCACGGCGTCGGCACCGCGAACTACTTCACCGACCCGGCCTTCCGCGCGGGCCTGGCCAAGCCGGTGCACGAGGACCCGAACGCGGCCGTCCTGCACTTCGTCAGCCTGTTCGCGGACCCCGGAAAGACCTGGCCGGACCTGTCGTTCCTGCGGGAGAACTGGGACGGACCGATCGTCCTCAAGGGAGTCCTGCACCCGGGCGACGCCCGGCTCGCCGCCGACGCCGGGATGGACGGGGTGGTGGTCTCCAACCACGGGGGCCGGCAGGTGGCCGGTTCGGTCGCCGCCGCCGACGCGCTGCCCGGGGTGGCGCGGGCGGTCGGCGACCGGCTGACCGTGCTGTTCGACAGCGGGGTGCGCACCGGCGACGACGTCTTCAAGGCGCTCGCCCTCGGCGCGCGGGCGGTCCTGCTGGGCCGGCCCTACGTCTACGGGCTGGGCCTGGACGGACAGCCGGGCGTCGAGCACGTGATCCGCTGCCTGCTCGCCGAGTTCGACCTCACCCTGGCCCTGTCCGGCCACGCCACCCCGGCGACGGTCGGCCAGGCGGACCTCGTCGAGGACGCCGGATAA
- a CDS encoding RICIN domain-containing protein yields MPTAQPPLPPYPPPGGGPGESDESLAAGIRGGADSEVAQSTALLIARHWRPVHEYAVICLASSGSVASMITAAAFHQVFDRLKLGEPGTALRPRLLVTVRDMARLWSADEGLSGVLPVLRKPAGARGMRSAKSMTPENRVLAERSFQGLPAVARCVLWHVEVEAEQITVAAGLLGMDTDTVSAALEQARDKLREGVVRAHRELAPNKDCRFYNRLLDGPIRRGGDLLPDVRQHLDACRYCRSAAEQLGHFENGLGVLLAEAVLGWGARRYHDTRPGRSKQQTVRLKGSARHRGGGTRGRRGNLLSRIPSPRRRESGAARSPRALFTGVGLASAGLLTTLLAAGMWSDSGGADPAASTSGSAPGTDSQATTSPTAPGTAQLPSAPRQTRLRNAASDLCLDVRGEAVAGAAVELADCSSDGTQQWSYSDDGQLRSVAHPELCVDSHADAGVVILGACADAENSRRDDVRYDLTVQGELLPRWDDALALATAGAEPGADVVVKVRDHSTGQRWLTDVATATPGSLAVTGTDAPPSAQPVDLSDGTA; encoded by the coding sequence GTGCCCACCGCTCAGCCTCCTCTTCCGCCCTACCCTCCGCCGGGTGGGGGCCCAGGAGAATCCGACGAGTCCCTCGCCGCCGGGATACGCGGCGGCGCGGACAGCGAGGTCGCCCAGTCCACCGCTCTGCTGATCGCCCGGCACTGGCGACCGGTGCACGAGTACGCGGTCATCTGCCTCGCCTCCTCCGGGAGCGTCGCGTCCATGATCACCGCGGCCGCCTTCCATCAGGTCTTCGACCGGCTCAAACTGGGCGAGCCGGGCACCGCGCTGCGTCCCCGACTGCTGGTGACCGTGCGGGACATGGCCCGGCTGTGGTCCGCCGACGAGGGGCTGTCCGGCGTCCTGCCGGTGCTGCGCAAGCCGGCCGGGGCCCGGGGCATGCGGAGCGCGAAGTCCATGACGCCGGAGAACCGGGTGCTGGCGGAACGCTCGTTCCAGGGCCTGCCCGCGGTCGCCCGCTGCGTCCTGTGGCACGTGGAGGTCGAGGCCGAGCAGATCACCGTCGCCGCCGGGTTGCTCGGCATGGACACCGACACCGTGTCCGCCGCCCTGGAACAGGCCCGGGACAAGCTTCGCGAGGGCGTCGTCCGCGCCCACCGGGAACTCGCGCCGAACAAGGACTGCCGGTTCTACAACCGGCTCCTCGACGGCCCCATCCGCCGCGGCGGCGACCTGCTGCCCGATGTGCGCCAGCACCTCGACGCCTGCCGGTACTGCCGTTCCGCCGCCGAACAGCTCGGCCACTTCGAGAACGGCCTCGGGGTGCTGCTCGCCGAGGCGGTGCTCGGCTGGGGCGCCCGCCGCTACCACGACACCCGGCCCGGCCGCAGCAAGCAGCAGACCGTGCGCCTCAAGGGCTCCGCCCGGCACCGCGGCGGCGGCACCCGCGGCCGACGCGGCAACCTGCTCTCGCGCATCCCCTCGCCCCGCCGCCGGGAGTCCGGGGCGGCGCGGTCGCCGCGCGCGCTGTTCACCGGCGTCGGACTGGCCTCGGCCGGCCTGCTGACCACCCTGCTCGCGGCCGGCATGTGGTCGGACAGCGGCGGCGCCGACCCGGCCGCCTCCACCAGCGGCAGCGCCCCCGGCACCGACTCGCAGGCCACCACCTCGCCCACGGCCCCGGGCACCGCTCAACTGCCCAGCGCACCACGGCAGACGAGGCTGCGCAACGCCGCGTCCGACCTGTGCCTGGACGTCCGGGGCGAGGCCGTGGCGGGCGCCGCCGTCGAGCTCGCGGACTGCTCGTCCGACGGCACACAGCAGTGGTCCTACAGCGACGACGGGCAGCTGCGCAGCGTGGCCCACCCGGAGCTGTGTGTGGACTCCCACGCGGACGCCGGCGTGGTCATCCTCGGCGCGTGCGCGGACGCCGAGAACTCCCGGCGCGACGACGTCCGCTACGACCTCACCGTGCAGGGCGAGTTGCTGCCCCGCTGGGACGACGCGCTCGCCCTCGCGACGGCCGGTGCGGAGCCGGGCGCCGACGTCGTCGTGAAGGTCCGCGACCACTCCACCGGCCAGCGCTGGCTGACCGACGTCGCCACCGCCACCCCCGGTTCCCTCGCGGTCACCGGCACGGACGCACCTCCGTCGGCCCAGCCGGTAGACCTCTCGGACGGAACGGCCTGA
- a CDS encoding toxin Doc produces MTAVIHIDVPWLLQRHEEVLPEQPTINDFSALVAAVARHRVDPPKLGVDSDPAWRAAALLHTLALLKPLPSANARFACATAVAYMFTSGVGIDPPYGALVDLARDLIDGKTDVYGAADRLRSWQI; encoded by the coding sequence ATGACAGCCGTCATCCACATCGACGTGCCCTGGCTGCTTCAGCGCCACGAAGAGGTCCTGCCCGAGCAGCCCACCATCAACGACTTCTCGGCGCTCGTCGCCGCCGTCGCCCGGCACCGGGTCGATCCGCCCAAGCTCGGCGTGGACTCCGACCCCGCCTGGCGGGCCGCCGCGCTGCTGCACACGCTCGCCCTGCTCAAGCCCCTGCCCTCGGCCAACGCCCGTTTCGCCTGCGCGACGGCGGTGGCGTACATGTTCACCAGCGGGGTCGGCATCGATCCGCCCTACGGCGCTCTCGTCGACCTCGCCCGGGATCTGATCGACGGCAAGACCGACGTCTACGGCGCGGCGGACCGGCTGCGCTCCTGGCAGATATAG
- a CDS encoding glycoside hydrolase family 9 protein gives MKRRRTALLSLAALLGAALTALPVQQAGADEVEQVRNGGFDTSADPWWTSNVTAGLTDGKLCADVPGGTVNRWDSAVGQNAITLVKGSSYRFSFSASGVPEGHVVRAIVGLGVSPYDTWYEATPVLSASGDSYSYTFTSPVDSAQGQVAFQVGGSAEPWRFCLDDVSLLGGVPPEVYEPDTGPRVRVNQVAYLPAGPKTATLVTDATAKLPWQLKNSAGATVAHGWSVPRGLDVSSGQHVHSIDFGAYRKRGAGFTLVADGETSHPFDIGGAAYQRLGLDAVKYYYTQRSGIAIRDDLRPGYGRPAGHVGVAPNKGDLAVPCQPGVCDYSLDVTGGWYDAGDHGKYVVNGGIATWEVLSTYERSLLARTGHPARLGDGTLALPESGNKVPDILDEARWELDFLLRMQVPDGQPLAGMAHHKVHDAQWTGLPLLPSDDPQQRELHPPTTTATLNLAATAAQAARLYRPYDKAFAAKALTAARKAFAAALAHPNVYADPNDGTGGGAYNDDNATDEFYWAAAELYLTTGEKRFADQVLTSPVHTADLFVPYGFDWSRTAAAGRLDLATVPNKLPGRDKVRRSVVRGADTYLATLASQPYGMPYAPDGNRYDWGSSHQVLNNAVVIATAYDITGASKYRDAAVQSMDYILGRNALNLSYVTGYGEVNSHHQHSRWYAHQLDPSLPQPPAGTLAGGPNSSIQDPYAQSKLQGCVGQFCYIDDIQSWSTNETAINWNAALARMASFVADQG, from the coding sequence GTGAAACGACGCAGAACCGCCCTGCTGTCCCTCGCGGCCCTGCTGGGCGCGGCGCTCACCGCGCTGCCCGTGCAGCAGGCCGGCGCCGACGAGGTCGAGCAGGTCAGGAACGGCGGCTTCGACACGAGCGCCGACCCATGGTGGACCAGCAACGTCACCGCCGGCCTCACCGACGGCAAGCTGTGCGCGGACGTGCCGGGCGGCACCGTCAACCGCTGGGACTCCGCCGTCGGCCAGAACGCGATCACCCTGGTGAAGGGGTCGTCGTACCGGTTCTCCTTCAGCGCCTCCGGGGTGCCCGAGGGGCATGTGGTGCGGGCGATCGTGGGCCTCGGCGTGTCCCCGTACGACACCTGGTACGAGGCGACCCCGGTGCTGAGCGCGTCGGGGGACTCGTACTCCTACACGTTCACCTCGCCGGTCGACAGCGCCCAGGGGCAGGTCGCCTTCCAGGTCGGCGGGAGCGCCGAGCCCTGGCGGTTCTGTCTGGACGACGTGTCGCTGCTGGGCGGGGTGCCGCCGGAGGTGTACGAGCCCGACACCGGGCCGCGCGTGCGCGTCAACCAGGTCGCCTATCTGCCCGCCGGGCCGAAGACCGCCACCCTGGTCACCGACGCCACCGCGAAGCTGCCCTGGCAGCTGAAGAACAGCGCCGGGGCGACGGTCGCGCACGGCTGGAGCGTGCCGCGCGGCCTCGACGTGTCCTCCGGGCAGCACGTCCACTCCATCGACTTCGGGGCCTACCGCAAGCGCGGCGCCGGCTTCACCCTGGTCGCCGACGGCGAGACCAGTCACCCCTTCGACATCGGCGGCGCCGCCTACCAGCGGCTTGGCCTGGACGCGGTGAAGTACTACTACACGCAGCGCAGCGGCATCGCGATCCGCGACGACCTCCGCCCCGGCTACGGCAGGCCGGCCGGCCATGTCGGCGTGGCCCCCAACAAGGGCGACCTTGCCGTCCCCTGCCAGCCGGGTGTGTGCGACTACAGCCTCGACGTCACCGGCGGCTGGTACGACGCCGGCGACCACGGCAAGTACGTCGTCAACGGAGGCATCGCGACCTGGGAGGTGCTGAGCACCTATGAACGCTCCCTCCTCGCCCGGACCGGACACCCGGCCCGGCTCGGGGACGGCACCCTCGCCCTCCCCGAGAGCGGCAACAAGGTGCCCGACATCCTCGACGAGGCCCGCTGGGAGCTCGACTTCCTGCTGAGGATGCAGGTGCCGGACGGGCAGCCCCTCGCGGGCATGGCCCACCACAAGGTGCACGATGCGCAGTGGACGGGCCTGCCGCTGCTGCCGAGCGACGACCCGCAGCAGCGCGAACTGCACCCGCCGACCACCACGGCGACCCTCAACCTGGCCGCGACGGCCGCCCAGGCGGCCCGTCTGTACCGGCCCTACGACAAGGCATTCGCGGCGAAGGCGCTGACGGCCGCGCGCAAGGCCTTCGCGGCGGCCCTCGCCCATCCGAATGTCTACGCCGACCCCAATGACGGCACCGGCGGCGGCGCCTACAACGACGACAACGCGACCGACGAGTTCTACTGGGCGGCCGCCGAGCTGTATCTCACCACGGGGGAGAAGCGGTTCGCCGACCAAGTGCTCACCTCCCCGGTGCACACCGCCGACCTCTTCGTCCCCTATGGCTTCGACTGGTCCCGCACCGCCGCCGCCGGGCGCCTCGACCTGGCGACCGTCCCGAACAAGCTCCCCGGCCGCGACAAGGTGCGCCGCTCGGTGGTGCGGGGCGCCGACACCTACCTCGCCACGCTCGCGTCACAGCCGTACGGTATGCCCTACGCGCCCGACGGCAACCGCTACGACTGGGGCTCCAGCCATCAGGTCCTCAACAACGCCGTGGTCATCGCCACCGCCTACGACATCACAGGCGCCTCGAAGTACCGTGACGCGGCGGTCCAGAGCATGGACTACATCCTCGGCCGCAACGCGCTGAACCTGTCGTACGTGACCGGCTACGGGGAGGTCAACTCCCATCACCAGCACAGCCGTTGGTACGCCCACCAGCTCGACCCGAGCCTTCCGCAACCCCCGGCGGGGACCCTCGCGGGCGGCCCGAACTCGAGCATTCAGGACCCCTACGCGCAGAGCAAGCTCCAGGGGTGCGTGGGCCAGTTCTGCTACATCGACGACATCCAGTCCTGGTCGACGAACGAGACCGCGATCAACTGGAACGCGGCGCTGGCCCGTATGGCGTCCTTCGTGGCGGATCAGGGATAG
- a CDS encoding cysteine hydrolase family protein, translating into MTTLADRPHTALLVIDVQKGLVAGAPRREEVIANIDTLVDAARAQDVPVIWVQHSDDDLVRGSEDWEYVEELVRVDSEPLVHKNYQDSFEETELEAVLAARGVGRVVVTGAQTDACIRSTLHGALVRGYDVTLVADAHTTEDLTPYGAPAPEQVIAHTNLYWAWQSAPGRSAGTVDAAKVTFEAADAG; encoded by the coding sequence ATGACGACCCTGGCCGACCGGCCCCACACCGCCCTGCTCGTCATCGACGTCCAGAAGGGCTTGGTGGCGGGCGCGCCCCGGCGCGAGGAGGTGATCGCGAACATCGACACGCTGGTCGACGCGGCGCGCGCGCAGGATGTGCCGGTGATCTGGGTACAGCACTCCGACGACGACCTCGTGCGCGGAAGCGAGGACTGGGAGTACGTCGAGGAGTTGGTCCGCGTCGACTCCGAGCCCCTCGTCCACAAGAACTACCAGGACTCCTTCGAGGAGACCGAGCTGGAGGCCGTGCTGGCCGCGCGCGGGGTGGGCCGGGTCGTCGTCACGGGGGCGCAGACCGACGCGTGCATCCGCTCGACGCTGCACGGCGCCCTCGTGCGCGGGTACGACGTGACGCTGGTCGCCGACGCGCACACCACGGAGGACCTCACCCCGTACGGCGCCCCCGCTCCGGAGCAGGTCATAGCCCACACCAACCTGTACTGGGCCTGGCAGAGCGCACCCGGCCGCAGCGCGGGCACGGTGGACGCGGCGAAGGTGACGTTCGAGGCGGCGGACGCGGGCTGA